One Festucalex cinctus isolate MCC-2025b chromosome 1, RoL_Fcin_1.0, whole genome shotgun sequence genomic region harbors:
- the guk1a gene encoding guanylate kinase, translating to MYMRYFSRLYSAMAGPRPVVLTGPSGAGKSTLLKKLMKEYGGVFGFSVSHTTRNPRPGEENGKDYHYVTREAMQAAIDNGEFIESAEFSGNMYGTSRAAVQAVKARNLICILDIDMQGVKNIKKTDLNPIYISIQPPSLDVLEARLRDRKTESEESLQRRLRAARVDIELSKEPNMFDVIIINDNLEDAYGHLRDALLEEINMVKKINISS from the exons ATGTATATGAGATATTTCTCCAGGCTTTATTCAG ctatggcTGGACCCAGGCCTGTGGTGCTGACCGGCCCATCCGGGGCGGGTAAAAGCACTCTGCTGAAGAAGCTCATGAAAGAATACGGTGGTGTCTTCGGCTTCAGCGTCTCAC ATACAACAAGAAACCCACGACCAGGAGAGGAGAATGGCAAAG ATTACCACTACGTCACACGGGAAGCCATGCAGGCGGCCATCGATAATGGCGAATTCATTGAGAGCGCAGAGTTTTCCGGGAACATGTACGGGACGAGCAGAGCCGCCGTGCAGGCAGTCAAGGCGCGCAACCTCATCTGCATACTTGACATCGACATGCAAGGGGTGAAGAATATCAAGAAGACCGACCTCAATCCCATTTACATCTCCATCCAGCCTCCAAGTTTGGATGTCCTG GAAGCCCGTCTAAGAGACAGAAAAACAGAGTCAGAAGAGAGCCTGCAGAGGCGCTTGCGCGCGGCCAGGGTGGACATTGAGTTAA GTAAAGAACCCAACATGTTTGACGTGATCATCATCAATGACAACTTGGAAGACGCTTATGGGCACTTAAGAGATGCTCTTCTTGAG GAAATCAACATGGTCAAGAAAATCAACATATCGTCATAG